A segment of the Gemmatimonadota bacterium genome:
GGAGCCCGAGCACGATAGCAGACAGCAGGACGGCCAGCAGGCACGGCAGATCGCCCCGGCCTCGCCGAAAACGATCAAAACGGCCCCGTCCGGCACCACGGTGGCCGGCCGCCACGATCCAGCTCTTCTTCAAACCGCCGCTCTCACAAAAAGATCTCGTGCGGCTCAGCGTAGTGGCTGGGAGGTAGCGTGTCAAGCATGGCTCTTGCACGGCCCCATAGGCCAGGCGTATGCTCGACGAAGGGGCCGCGGTGTGGGGAGCGTCATGGGGAGTCAACGCCGCGGCCCGGGATGCAGCGCCACTCGAATATGGGCGGATCTCTGACTCGGGACCCTGGATTCCGGAGGCGGATGGTGGCCGTCTCGAAGCGTATACTCCCGCTCCTCGTCGCCCTGTCCGCCCTCACCGGCCAGAGCGCGGCCGGACAGTCCGTCCTGGACCGCTCGCCCAACCTTGCCGGCGGCTGGGTCGGCTCCCCCAGTACCCTCTACTTCCACTTCCTGCACCGCTTCGACGCCAGCGACCCGCCGCTCCGCAAGGTCAGCAACTGGCCCACTTTCCTGCTGGGCTTTGCCCTCCCCGGCCACGCCCTGCTGGGCATCCACTACGCCACCAACTCGCTGGTCGCGCCCGGCATTCCCAACGAGTGGGAGTACTTCGCCCGCTATGCGCCCCTGCTCGAGACGCGCGGCGCGCCCCTGGATCTGGCGCTGCAGGCCGGCTACAACCTCGCAGCCGAGAGTGTGGATGGCGAGCTCACGCTGGCCCGCGAGCTCGGACTGCTCCGCCTGATTGCCGCGTTGCGCGCGTTCTCCAGTGCCTTCGACACGGGCGACG
Coding sequences within it:
- a CDS encoding Ig-like domain-containing protein, which gives rise to MTRYLPATTLSRTRSFCESGGLKKSWIVAAGHRGAGRGRFDRFRRGRGDLPCLLAVLLSAIVLGLHACDDGPVELPAVQIELTPDTLTLRTGESAQLTAVVQNARNVAVSFSTSNAAVATVTSTGLVT